Proteins from one Sabethes cyaneus chromosome 2, idSabCyanKW18_F2, whole genome shotgun sequence genomic window:
- the LOC128736268 gene encoding basic helix-loop-helix neural transcription factor TAP, whose protein sequence is MSSFCGFDEASFDDFEDYTSEDSGFEKSLESNCDLSFNFAPRKLSFESKNLASTVSDQEQPGPRKRGRKSLKDKSLEQLSAEFSPSLGVQTSTPTKPPAANGEAKPKRKYAMGKSRITRNRSPTQVMKIKRFRRIKANDRERNRMHTLNEALEKLRLTLPTFPEDTKLTKIETLKFAYNYIFSLVQLLELDGEVHLDLEKLQSLTLSGERITKELFDAMFVNPPPHFMDPGFSCNDFYSSMHQYSISMSDPQVYDHQNFSRQNYQMFRGAFDAAYHDSAHKSHSLNHTFPPTGYPTVGLPQNGSTSMYNSPYYSGTPHSSTSLPVDLNSSSYPAMTPAGRSCAKASIIPSAQQGMHYGSSFYSQTPPWSDTSNYSEAAGFPMDGSRKACETYPVQL, encoded by the coding sequence ATGTCATCATTTTGTGGCTTTGATGAAGCGTCTTTCGACGATTTTGAGGATTATACATCCGAGGATAGCGGTTTCGAGAAAAGTTTAGAATCCAACTGTGACTTATCGTTCAATTTTGCCCCACGGAAGCTAAGTTTTGAATCAAAGAATTTGGCTTCAACTGTTTCAGACCAAGAGCAACCCGGTCCTAGGAAACGGGGTAGAAAATCATTGAAAGATAAGAGCCTGGAACAGCTATCAGCGGAATTTAGTCCTAGCTTGGGCGTTCAAACTTCAACACCAACTAAACCACCGGCCGCTAATGGCGAAGCAAAACCCAAGCGAAAGTATGCAATGGGGAAAAGCCGCATAACGAGAAATCGTAGCCCCACCCAAGTCATGAAGATCAAGCGATTCCGCAGAATAAAAGCAAACGATCGAGAACGGAATCGAATGCATACGCTAAATGAAGCCCTCGAGAAGTTACGCCTTACTCTTCCAACGTTTCCAGAGGATACCAAGTTAACAAAGATCGAAACGCTTAAGTTTGCTTATAATTATATATTTTCCCTAGTTCAACTACTCGAACTCGACGGTGAAGTTCATTTGGATTTGGAAAAACTACAAAGTCTTACTCTAAGTGGCGAACGGATTACGAAGGAATTGTTCGACGCCATGTTCGTTAATCCACCTCCACATTTCATGGATCCCGGATTCAGCTGCAATGATTTTTACAGTAGCATGCACCAATATTCAATCTCAATGAGTGATCCACAGGTATACGATCACCAAAACTTCTCTCGACAAAACTATCAAATGTTCCGAGGAGCCTTCGACGCAGCCTATCACGACAGTGCCCACAAGAGTCATTCTTTAAACCATACTTTTCCTCCGACGGGTTACCCAACTGTTGGACTTCCTCAAAATGGTTCAACTTCAATGTACAACTCTCCTTACTATAGTGGGACACCTCACAGTAGTACGTCTCTTCCGGTGGATTTAAATAGTTCCTCATACCCGGCCATGACACCGGCGGGCAGAAGCTGTGCCAAAGCATCCATCATCCCGTCAGCCCAGCAAGGAATGCATTACGGGAGTAGTTTCTACAGCCAAACACCGCCCTGGTCCGATACTTCGAATTACAGTGAAGCAGCCGGGTTCCCGATGGACGGTTCCCGGAAAGCTTGTGAGACTTATCCTGTTCAGTTGTAG